A stretch of Bordetella genomosp. 13 DNA encodes these proteins:
- a CDS encoding GFA family protein, translating into MNYQGSCHCGAISFEVTGTIDGALDCNCSMCVRKGALLWFVPRDALRLDAAPDAIGTYTFNRHVIKHNFCKTCGIHAYGEGTAPDGTAMAAINLRCLEGIDLTGIPVQHYDGRAA; encoded by the coding sequence ATGAATTACCAAGGCAGCTGCCATTGCGGCGCGATCTCGTTCGAGGTCACCGGCACCATCGACGGAGCGCTGGACTGCAATTGTTCGATGTGCGTGCGCAAGGGCGCCCTGCTGTGGTTCGTGCCGCGCGACGCGCTGCGGCTGGACGCGGCGCCCGATGCCATCGGCACCTATACCTTCAACCGGCACGTCATCAAGCACAACTTCTGCAAGACCTGCGGCATACACGCCTACGGCGAAGGCACGGCGCCCGACGGCACCGCCATGGCGGCCATCAACCTGCGCTGCCTGGAAGGCATCGACCTGACGGGCATACCCGTGCAGCACTACGACGGGCGCGCGGCCTGA
- a CDS encoding YqaE/Pmp3 family membrane protein — translation MRLLLAIFLPFMVFFTIGRPIAGIICLILQITLIGWIPAALWAVYALSQYNTDKKIRESMR, via the coding sequence ATGCGACTGCTTCTGGCGATTTTCCTGCCCTTCATGGTGTTTTTCACGATCGGCCGTCCCATAGCCGGCATCATCTGCCTGATCCTGCAGATCACGCTGATCGGCTGGATCCCGGCCGCCCTGTGGGCGGTATACGCGCTCAGCCAATACAACACGGACAAGAAAATCCGCGAGTCCATGCGCTGA
- a CDS encoding GNAT family N-acetyltransferase — MHVRTPAMALRPATEADVDFLLALRKATMGPHMRAAGLPDDDAAHMTRLRFHWADAQVILLDGRPAGLFKAFRESDHWYVQQVQVSPAWQGHGVGARVLATLLEQADRDGLPVRLSVLHANPARRLYERLGFRVVATEGPEYVMQRDARVDR; from the coding sequence ATGCACGTGCGAACCCCCGCCATGGCCTTGCGGCCGGCCACCGAGGCAGACGTGGACTTCCTGCTGGCGCTGCGCAAGGCCACCATGGGTCCGCATATGCGCGCCGCGGGCCTGCCCGACGATGACGCGGCCCACATGACGCGCCTGCGGTTTCACTGGGCGGACGCCCAGGTGATCCTGCTCGACGGGCGACCCGCGGGCCTGTTCAAGGCCTTTCGCGAATCCGACCATTGGTACGTGCAGCAAGTGCAGGTGTCGCCGGCCTGGCAGGGGCACGGCGTGGGGGCCAGGGTGTTGGCCACGCTGCTCGAGCAGGCCGACCGCGACGGCCTGCCGGTGAGGCTGTCGGTGCTGCATGCCAATCCCGCCCGGCGGCTGTACGAGCGGCTGGGCTTTCGCGTCGTCGCCACGGAAGGGCCCGAGTATGTGATGCAGCGCGACGCGCGCGTCGACCGCTAG
- a CDS encoding DUF6351 family protein, with product MRRPYGPARTVLLAAIVALMATACGGSDDDDDDEETPPPPQGQSLSMTTVSSLPDYVSGGDALVQVQLPAGVSGPPTVSLNGSKVSRAFTDLGDGRWQGLVESMELGESTLQASAGDASGSLTVTNYPITGPMLSGPHEMPFVCKLTSFGRLGGGALDGPLDANCSASTRIDYFYRNTSGGNSRWNNPTAHPADMSYLTIDAGKPTERRVAYLVRLETGTINRGIYQSAMLHDPLVDGPIGPDKRSAGWNGKLIYPLGGGCQGGWYTQGDTFGTLIVDDWMRRGYAAVTSTLNVFGSNCNDLLSSETVAMTKERFIEAYGVPTYTIGTGGSGGAYQSFQTSDNFPGLFDGIIVNMVFPDVTSATLFKVFDSRLLNNYFNRPGGLAYSDDKKRAISGYLQVGNIAAMSGSAGRLDPLVSFPSGFPSELRYHPVNNPTGSRATVYDHTVNVYGKDARGFALRPIDNVGVQYGLKALNSGAITVDEFLDLNEHIGGLDVDLQPTAQRTAGDLPAIRRAYQSGRITNGGGGLAGTAILEHRDYFDDAVGGDIHNKIHSYSVRERLKKANGDFDNHVILGPGPIAGAGNLFDHMDRWLMAALDDEAPGDKAERIVRAKPADLVDACFAADGTKIVEPSTADGPGQCNTLYPAGTTPRLVAGAPLADDIVKCQLKPVDAADYAVTLTGTQLDRLRGIFPEGVCDWNKPGVEQQPLQGTWLSFGPSTKNQVFDVTRP from the coding sequence ATGCGCCGGCCATATGGCCCGGCCCGCACTGTGCTGCTTGCCGCCATCGTCGCGTTGATGGCCACCGCGTGCGGGGGCAGCGACGATGACGACGACGATGAAGAGACTCCGCCACCTCCCCAGGGGCAATCGCTGTCCATGACCACCGTGTCCTCGCTGCCCGACTATGTCAGCGGCGGCGACGCATTGGTCCAGGTGCAGTTGCCCGCCGGCGTCAGCGGTCCGCCCACGGTCTCGCTGAACGGCAGCAAGGTCTCGCGCGCGTTCACCGACCTGGGCGACGGGCGCTGGCAGGGATTGGTGGAATCGATGGAGCTGGGCGAGAGCACGCTGCAGGCCAGTGCCGGGGACGCCTCGGGCAGCCTGACGGTGACCAACTATCCGATCACGGGACCCATGCTGTCCGGCCCGCACGAGATGCCCTTCGTGTGCAAGCTGACCAGTTTCGGCCGGCTGGGCGGCGGCGCCCTGGACGGCCCGCTGGACGCGAACTGCTCGGCCAGCACGCGCATCGACTACTTCTACCGCAATACGTCGGGCGGCAATTCGCGCTGGAACAATCCGACCGCGCACCCGGCGGACATGAGCTATCTGACCATCGACGCCGGCAAGCCCACCGAGCGCCGCGTCGCCTACCTGGTGCGGCTGGAAACCGGCACGATCAACCGCGGCATCTATCAGTCGGCCATGCTGCACGACCCGCTGGTGGACGGACCGATCGGTCCGGACAAGCGGTCCGCAGGCTGGAACGGCAAGCTGATCTATCCGTTGGGCGGCGGCTGCCAGGGCGGCTGGTACACGCAGGGCGATACCTTCGGCACGCTGATCGTGGACGACTGGATGCGGCGCGGCTATGCCGCCGTGACGTCCACGCTGAACGTGTTCGGCTCGAACTGCAATGACCTGCTGTCGTCGGAAACCGTGGCCATGACCAAGGAGCGCTTCATCGAGGCCTATGGCGTGCCCACCTACACGATCGGCACGGGCGGGTCGGGCGGCGCCTATCAAAGCTTCCAGACCTCCGACAATTTTCCCGGGCTGTTCGACGGCATCATCGTCAACATGGTGTTCCCCGACGTGACCTCGGCCACGCTGTTCAAGGTGTTCGATTCGCGCCTGCTGAACAATTACTTCAACCGGCCGGGCGGGCTGGCGTACAGCGACGACAAGAAGCGCGCCATCTCGGGCTACCTGCAGGTGGGCAACATCGCCGCGATGAGCGGCAGCGCCGGCCGGCTCGATCCGCTGGTGTCGTTCCCCTCGGGCTTCCCCAGCGAACTGCGCTATCACCCGGTCAACAACCCCACCGGCTCGCGCGCCACGGTCTACGACCATACGGTGAACGTGTACGGCAAGGACGCGCGCGGCTTCGCGCTGCGTCCGATCGACAACGTGGGCGTGCAGTATGGGCTGAAGGCGCTGAACAGCGGGGCCATCACCGTGGACGAGTTCCTCGACCTGAACGAGCACATCGGCGGGCTGGACGTGGACCTGCAGCCTACCGCGCAGCGCACCGCGGGCGACCTGCCGGCGATACGGCGCGCGTACCAGTCGGGGCGCATCACGAACGGCGGGGGCGGGCTGGCCGGCACCGCCATCCTGGAGCACCGCGACTACTTCGACGACGCGGTCGGCGGGGACATCCACAACAAGATCCACTCGTATTCGGTGCGCGAACGCCTGAAGAAGGCCAACGGCGACTTCGACAACCACGTCATCCTGGGCCCCGGTCCGATCGCCGGCGCCGGCAACCTGTTCGACCACATGGACCGCTGGCTGATGGCCGCGCTGGACGACGAGGCGCCGGGCGACAAGGCCGAGCGCATCGTGCGCGCCAAGCCTGCCGACCTGGTGGATGCGTGCTTCGCCGCCGACGGCACGAAGATCGTGGAGCCGTCCACGGCCGACGGTCCGGGGCAGTGCAACACGCTCTATCCCGCCGGCACCACGCCGAGGCTGGTCGCGGGCGCGCCGCTGGCCGACGACATCGTCAAGTGCCAGCTCAAGCCGGTGGACGCCGCCGATTACGCGGTCACGCTCACCGGCACGCAGCTGGACAGGCTGCGCGGGATATTCCCCGAAGGCGTGTGCGACTGGAACAAGCCGGGCGTGGAGCAGCAGCCGCTGCAGGGCACGTGGCTGTCGTTCGGCCCGTCGACGAAGAACCAGGTGTTCGACGTGACGCGGCCTTGA